The Flavobacterium sp. HJ-32-4 genome contains a region encoding:
- a CDS encoding serine hydrolase, whose translation MLRLALPIVLLISSVLAGAQTALPPAWVQKLDAITDKDVPADAPGVACAIIRDGKSVYQRCSGFADLSTRTPITVDSRFNVASNGKQFTALAVLLLVDAGKLSLDDDFRTYLPGVLPSEKNRITIRHLLTHQSGLRDCYDLWSLMGLTWWENTFSNADVLALLKQQEGLNFPPGTRYLYSNTNYIVLAMVIEAASGMSFRAYTDQIFQKLGMNDTAFESDYRHIYGPIARAYFNFDKWTTYDWKWNVVGDGNLFTTLHDQMLWEAILQGRPVKGVSPALLAKSQQPLVGSGIRNYGYGLEFGTYKGLPYTFHEGATGAWKATVLRFPDKRTTIITMTNSGKCVPSTQTREVADVFLGIPTDAGSWRTVPDKVGEYVATSDVLGTYLSDADFCFRFIEKDYALFLARAGRNDVELEREGPNIFHQKYDPAFKQEFKREADGALSVTAYYTDHAPYSLKKVQGNFSGFRDSAPNGDFVNSETNSLMSIALTEGRSYKVTIGGNEMEGILVAPDKLVVGSYSLYTADGWRSVLLNGERIAAVVFTRK comes from the coding sequence ATGCTACGCCTTGCCCTTCCAATCGTCCTACTCATTTCGTCGGTACTCGCGGGTGCCCAGACAGCGCTTCCGCCTGCGTGGGTCCAAAAATTGGATGCCATTACCGATAAAGATGTGCCCGCCGACGCACCGGGTGTCGCCTGCGCTATCATTCGTGACGGGAAATCAGTCTACCAACGCTGCTCGGGTTTCGCCGACCTGTCAACCAGGACGCCCATCACCGTCGACAGTCGTTTTAATGTCGCATCGAATGGCAAACAGTTCACCGCATTGGCAGTGCTTTTATTGGTAGATGCGGGAAAGCTCTCACTTGACGATGATTTCCGCACCTACTTACCCGGCGTATTACCCTCCGAAAAGAATCGCATCACCATCCGACATTTGCTCACACACCAAAGCGGTTTGCGCGACTGTTATGATCTTTGGTCATTGATGGGGCTCACCTGGTGGGAAAATACCTTTTCGAACGCCGATGTTTTGGCACTCCTAAAGCAGCAGGAAGGGCTTAACTTTCCTCCCGGAACCCGTTACCTCTACAGTAATACCAATTACATAGTGCTGGCAATGGTGATTGAAGCCGCTTCGGGGATGTCTTTCCGGGCCTACACTGATCAAATATTTCAAAAACTGGGCATGAACGACACGGCTTTCGAAAGCGATTATCGCCATATTTATGGCCCTATTGCCCGGGCATACTTCAACTTTGATAAATGGACGACCTACGACTGGAAATGGAACGTAGTGGGCGACGGCAACCTTTTTACCACCCTGCATGACCAAATGCTGTGGGAAGCCATCCTCCAGGGTAGGCCCGTGAAAGGCGTCAGTCCGGCATTATTGGCCAAAAGCCAACAGCCGTTGGTTGGAAGTGGTATCCGTAATTATGGCTATGGCCTTGAGTTCGGTACTTACAAAGGACTACCCTACACTTTTCACGAAGGAGCCACCGGCGCATGGAAGGCGACCGTACTGCGTTTTCCCGATAAACGCACGACAATCATTACGATGACCAATAGCGGTAAATGTGTGCCATCGACCCAAACCCGTGAGGTGGCCGACGTTTTTCTAGGGATTCCGACGGATGCCGGCAGCTGGCGTACAGTACCCGACAAAGTAGGAGAATATGTAGCGACGTCCGACGTTTTGGGAACCTATCTCTCTGACGCTGACTTCTGTTTTCGGTTTATCGAAAAAGATTATGCGCTTTTTCTGGCAAGGGCAGGAAGAAATGACGTCGAACTGGAAAGGGAAGGCCCTAATATCTTCCACCAGAAATACGATCCGGCCTTTAAGCAGGAATTCAAAAGAGAGGCCGATGGCGCACTTTCCGTTACGGCCTATTATACGGATCACGCCCCGTACAGCCTGAAAAAAGTGCAAGGAAATTTCTCAGGATTCCGCGACAGCGCTCCCAACGGCGACTTTGTCAATTCAGAAACCAACTCCCTTATGAGCATAGCGCTTACGGAGGGCCGATCCTATAAAGTGACCATCGGTGGAAATGAAATGGAGGGTATTTTGGTCGCGCCTGACAAACTGGTAGTAGGTTCCTATTCACTGTATACTGCAGACGGTTGGCGTAGCGTGCTTCTGAACGGCGAACGGATCGCAGCGGTGGTGTTTACAAGGAAATAG
- a CDS encoding DoxX family protein → MKKILSLLTRPTLLPHWWQDVLLITPRLFCGYLLAFNFGAAKFGMPWSPPETNLHLFEVAFWFPNDVAEYGGLFKMFPGFFAWMGAFAEAIGGLALIIGFQTRVFSFLIICTMLVAAYIQHAGADLWQQLPALAFLFVALQHLVMGGGRFSIDYLLTKKMTS, encoded by the coding sequence ATGAAAAAAATCCTTTCCCTTCTCACCCGCCCTACCCTGTTGCCCCACTGGTGGCAGGATGTGCTGCTGATCACACCCCGCCTTTTTTGTGGGTATCTGTTGGCGTTCAACTTTGGGGCCGCCAAATTTGGTATGCCATGGAGTCCGCCCGAAACCAATCTCCATCTCTTTGAAGTAGCGTTTTGGTTTCCCAATGACGTAGCCGAATACGGCGGCCTATTCAAAATGTTTCCCGGTTTCTTCGCCTGGATGGGCGCTTTCGCGGAAGCGATCGGCGGACTGGCACTCATTATCGGTTTCCAGACGCGCGTATTCTCCTTCCTGATTATTTGTACGATGCTGGTGGCAGCTTACATCCAACACGCCGGCGCCGACCTGTGGCAGCAATTGCCGGCTCTCGCCTTTCTGTTCGTAGCGCTGCAACACCTCGTAATGGGCGGTGGCCGTTTCAGTATCGATTATCTCCTCACCAAAAAAATGACATCATGA
- a CDS encoding AraC family transcriptional regulator encodes MVFDFNFHSSLLLVFFVHNVVYTGLFLYKGWVNQQRPAAWLGIFSLLAALYIVPWMVGFAGWYGAQPYRDLLFYLPFQQLFLFGPVLFFYVVSLFNPKFRLRKKHGLHFLPALLYNLFCVVMVVYDQLILGRYYFLANEQDPDFDDWYQIAGYVSMILYVVAAIRYYNRYKKMVEQVLSNAGDFLFRWVRNFLIAFLLTLAAWLYVALFGLFYKVDYNDSWWYFLSFALICYYIGIAGYNNAVATPFFFRTRVFGGDATMYSLPAHRPRLDAPSELFEEISLEEEREDNEAPISPDMERIGAQIERLLSENRLFEQPDLTLFDLARHLDTNITVLSRVVNRVFQRNFNDLVNQYRIDDFIRRLEKQEHKRHTLLSLAYDCGFNSKTTFNRAFRKAVGQTPQQYIRERQL; translated from the coding sequence ATGGTATTCGACTTCAACTTTCACAGTTCGCTCTTGCTGGTGTTCTTCGTGCACAATGTGGTGTACACCGGACTTTTTCTATATAAAGGATGGGTAAACCAACAGCGCCCGGCCGCGTGGCTGGGGATTTTTTCGTTACTGGCCGCCCTCTACATCGTCCCCTGGATGGTGGGTTTTGCCGGATGGTATGGCGCACAACCCTATCGCGATCTCCTTTTTTACCTGCCCTTCCAACAACTGTTTCTCTTCGGTCCGGTGCTGTTTTTCTATGTGGTAAGCCTGTTCAACCCAAAGTTTCGGCTCAGGAAGAAACATGGGCTGCATTTCCTGCCCGCCCTACTCTACAATCTTTTTTGCGTCGTGATGGTCGTGTACGACCAACTCATCCTCGGACGCTATTATTTTCTCGCCAACGAACAAGATCCGGATTTTGACGACTGGTACCAGATCGCGGGTTATGTGAGTATGATCCTCTACGTCGTAGCCGCCATCCGTTATTACAACCGATACAAAAAGATGGTGGAGCAGGTATTGAGCAACGCGGGGGACTTCCTGTTCCGGTGGGTGCGTAATTTCCTCATCGCTTTCCTCCTGACGCTGGCAGCCTGGTTGTATGTCGCCCTGTTCGGCCTTTTCTATAAGGTCGACTACAACGACAGTTGGTGGTACTTCCTGTCGTTCGCCCTTATTTGTTACTACATCGGCATCGCGGGATACAACAACGCCGTCGCAACGCCTTTTTTCTTCCGCACCCGGGTTTTTGGAGGTGATGCAACGATGTACTCGCTTCCCGCACACCGCCCTCGTCTCGATGCCCCGTCCGAATTATTCGAGGAAATTTCACTGGAGGAAGAACGGGAAGACAACGAAGCGCCTATATCGCCCGACATGGAGCGGATCGGTGCACAAATCGAACGCCTTTTATCCGAAAACCGCCTGTTCGAACAACCCGACCTGACGCTGTTTGACCTCGCCCGCCACCTCGATACCAACATTACCGTATTGAGCCGTGTGGTAAACCGCGTGTTCCAGCGGAACTTTAATGACCTGGTCAACCAATACCGTATCGACGACTTCATCCGGCGACTGGAAAAACAAGAACACAAACGGCACACCTTACTGTCGCTGGCCTACGACTGCGGATTCAACAGCAAGACGACCTTCAACCGGGCCTTCCGGAAAGCCGTAGGGCAAACGCCACAGCAATATATTCGCGAACGACAGCTCTAG
- the guaA gene encoding glutamine-hydrolyzing GMP synthase yields MQHNVLILDFGSQYTQLIARRIRELNIFCEIHPFNHLPDDLSSYKAVILSGSPFSVRADDAPHPDLSQIRGKKPLLAVCYGAQYLAHFGGGEVAPSNIREYGRANLSYIKEAEAFFDGVDTHTQVWMSHSDTIKKLPENGVRLASTHDVENAAFRIEGETTYAIQFHPEVYHSTDGARMLKNFLVNIAQVSQDFTPNAFVEEIVTELKEKVGNDKVVLGLSGGVDSTVAAVLLHKAIGKNLYCIFVNNGLLRKNEFENVLHQYKDMGLNVKGVDASDRFLSELTGISDPETKRKTIGRVFIEVFDDEAHAIEDVKWLAQGTIYPDVIESVSVKGPSATIKSHHNVGGLPDFMKLKIVEPLRMLFKDEVRRVGATLGIDPALLGRHPFPGPGLSIRILGDITPEKVRILQEVDAIFIDGLKSWGLYDKVWQAGAILLPVDSVGVMGDERTYEKVVALRAVESTDGMTADWVHLPYEFLMKISNEIINRVKGVNRVVYDISSKPPATIEWE; encoded by the coding sequence ATGCAACACAACGTCCTTATCCTTGATTTCGGCTCGCAGTACACACAACTCATCGCGCGCCGTATTCGCGAACTCAACATCTTTTGCGAAATCCATCCGTTCAACCACCTTCCCGACGACCTTTCTTCTTACAAAGCGGTCATTCTCTCGGGGAGCCCTTTCTCTGTCCGTGCCGACGACGCGCCGCATCCCGACCTGTCACAGATCCGCGGTAAAAAGCCGTTGTTGGCGGTTTGTTACGGGGCACAGTATCTCGCCCATTTCGGTGGAGGTGAGGTAGCGCCTTCCAACATCCGGGAATACGGCAGGGCCAACCTTTCTTACATAAAAGAAGCTGAAGCCTTTTTCGACGGCGTCGACACCCATACCCAAGTGTGGATGAGCCACAGCGACACCATCAAAAAACTACCGGAAAACGGCGTCCGGCTGGCGAGTACACACGATGTGGAAAACGCGGCCTTCCGCATCGAAGGGGAAACTACCTACGCCATCCAGTTCCACCCAGAGGTGTATCATTCCACCGACGGCGCCCGCATGCTCAAGAACTTCCTCGTGAACATCGCACAGGTCTCACAGGATTTTACACCCAACGCTTTCGTCGAAGAGATCGTCACCGAACTTAAAGAGAAAGTCGGAAATGACAAAGTAGTACTCGGCCTTTCGGGTGGTGTCGATTCTACCGTAGCGGCGGTATTGCTGCACAAAGCGATCGGCAAAAACCTCTATTGTATTTTCGTCAACAACGGACTGTTGCGGAAAAACGAATTTGAGAATGTCCTCCACCAATATAAAGACATGGGGCTTAACGTCAAAGGCGTCGACGCCAGTGACCGTTTCCTTTCGGAACTCACCGGTATATCCGACCCTGAGACCAAGCGGAAAACCATCGGCCGCGTCTTCATCGAAGTATTTGACGACGAAGCGCACGCTATCGAAGACGTGAAATGGCTGGCCCAGGGAACGATTTATCCCGATGTGATCGAATCAGTCTCGGTAAAAGGCCCTTCTGCCACGATCAAATCCCACCACAATGTCGGGGGGCTTCCCGATTTCATGAAACTGAAAATCGTTGAGCCGCTTCGGATGTTGTTTAAGGATGAAGTACGCCGCGTAGGCGCCACCCTCGGTATCGATCCGGCGCTACTGGGACGGCATCCGTTCCCTGGTCCGGGACTTTCCATCCGGATTCTCGGCGATATTACCCCGGAAAAAGTGCGTATCTTGCAGGAAGTGGATGCGATTTTCATCGACGGACTCAAGTCGTGGGGACTCTATGACAAAGTCTGGCAAGCGGGTGCGATCCTGTTGCCGGTCGACAGCGTAGGCGTCATGGGCGACGAGCGTACCTATGAGAAAGTGGTGGCCCTCCGCGCGGTTGAATCGACTGACGGTATGACAGCCGACTGGGTGCACCTGCCGTATGAATTCCTGATGAAGATTTCCAACGAGATCATCAACCGGGTGAAAGGCGTGAACCGCGTGGTGTATGACATCAGCTCGAAACCACCTGCCACTATCGAGTGGGAATGA
- a CDS encoding LysM peptidoglycan-binding domain-containing protein → MKKLLFLFLLSLASLVGCAQTKPIRHTVAKGETVTQIAQKYSVTTSDIFRLNPDAQAGVKEGTILLIPPAVNAGTKPKKQPASSEGTAVHVVAAGETLYGISRKYDVSVADLEQANPKALTGLKAGDSLVIPRGKAKADKQKAAVKSASKTTTFHTVVAGETKFGIAKQYGISVAELEAANPEIQNGGLQIGFQLKIVADHAVRPAEEAPKPVVVKEEPKKNDFQEYTVKPKETLYGLARRFDMSQDQLLKLNPELADGVKEGMVLKLPMNIRFSTADKTASGLAATLRTTERKKLVLLLPFNISKIQGDTLNSVSSRLKTDKFLNMTLDFYSGALMAIDSARTLGLNVDVRILDSQETKNASAVASLVQQEDIASADAVIGPFYQANAEKAAELLAKAKVPVISPLSKDTGKPYPNLIQSMTQEDYMRDGTYNYMVSKGNVLAVVDPKKLSVKKYLAENQKQVRPVPFVNGVLSVDGIRSMLVKDKKNFVVLETESTLMIKSTINALLPLSAEYDIQLAVTGQNETLDFEEIQVANLVKLRLLYPSLTRDNESADATVFEREYKEKNKIFPNRYAVRGFDVTFDTLLRLSQEKSYLQTLETTVSEQVANKFDYEQKSSGAFVNTGYFILYYDTDMTVRTIDN, encoded by the coding sequence ATGAAGAAACTGCTTTTCCTTTTCCTGCTGTCACTGGCCTCCCTTGTGGGATGTGCCCAAACAAAACCCATCCGGCATACTGTCGCCAAAGGAGAAACCGTCACCCAAATCGCCCAGAAATATAGCGTGACGACGTCGGATATCTTCCGTCTCAATCCGGATGCACAGGCAGGGGTAAAGGAAGGAACCATTTTGCTGATTCCGCCTGCGGTAAATGCCGGAACAAAACCGAAGAAACAACCCGCTTCGTCTGAAGGCACTGCTGTGCATGTGGTAGCGGCAGGCGAAACGTTGTATGGCATCTCCCGCAAATATGACGTATCGGTAGCCGACCTCGAACAGGCCAACCCCAAAGCACTTACCGGATTGAAGGCAGGGGACAGCCTCGTCATTCCACGCGGAAAGGCAAAGGCTGATAAACAGAAAGCGGCCGTCAAATCTGCCTCTAAAACGACCACATTCCACACTGTAGTGGCAGGCGAAACAAAATTCGGCATCGCCAAACAATACGGTATTTCGGTAGCGGAATTGGAGGCTGCCAATCCCGAAATACAGAATGGAGGGCTACAGATCGGATTCCAATTGAAGATCGTAGCCGACCACGCCGTGCGTCCGGCGGAAGAAGCCCCGAAGCCGGTGGTCGTAAAAGAAGAGCCGAAGAAGAATGACTTCCAGGAATATACCGTCAAACCGAAAGAAACGCTGTATGGATTGGCCCGCCGGTTCGACATGAGCCAGGACCAACTGCTGAAACTCAACCCCGAACTGGCCGATGGCGTCAAAGAAGGAATGGTGCTGAAACTGCCGATGAACATCCGGTTTTCTACGGCTGATAAAACTGCATCCGGCTTAGCAGCTACCCTTCGCACGACAGAGCGCAAGAAACTGGTACTCTTACTTCCCTTCAATATTTCCAAAATACAAGGAGACACGTTGAACTCCGTGTCATCGCGACTGAAAACTGATAAATTCCTCAACATGACGCTCGATTTTTATTCGGGTGCGTTGATGGCCATTGATTCGGCGCGTACACTCGGACTCAACGTCGACGTGCGCATACTCGATTCACAGGAAACCAAGAATGCCTCGGCGGTCGCGTCGCTGGTGCAGCAGGAAGATATCGCTTCCGCGGATGCGGTAATCGGTCCGTTCTACCAGGCCAATGCTGAGAAAGCGGCGGAACTGCTGGCGAAAGCGAAGGTGCCGGTGATCTCACCCCTTTCGAAAGACACCGGAAAACCGTATCCCAACCTGATCCAGTCGATGACGCAGGAAGATTATATGCGGGATGGCACGTACAACTACATGGTAAGTAAAGGAAATGTACTGGCAGTCGTCGATCCGAAAAAACTGTCGGTCAAGAAATACCTCGCGGAAAACCAGAAACAGGTACGTCCGGTGCCGTTCGTCAATGGCGTCTTGTCAGTCGATGGCATCCGTTCGATGCTGGTAAAAGACAAAAAGAACTTTGTCGTTTTGGAGACCGAGAGTACGCTAATGATCAAATCGACTATCAATGCGCTGCTGCCGTTGAGTGCGGAATATGACATCCAATTGGCGGTTACAGGTCAGAACGAAACGCTTGATTTCGAAGAGATACAGGTAGCTAACCTGGTGAAATTGCGACTGCTGTATCCGTCATTGACGCGCGATAACGAATCGGCCGACGCCACGGTTTTCGAGCGCGAATACAAAGAGAAAAACAAGATTTTCCCGAATCGCTATGCCGTCCGTGGATTCGACGTCACATTCGATACGCTACTGCGATTGTCACAGGAGAAATCCTATCTGCAAACCCTCGAAACAACGGTTTCTGAACAGGTCGCCAACAAGTTCGACTACGAGCAGAAGAGTTCGGGCGCGTTCGTTAATACGGGGTATTTTATTTTGTATTATGATACGGATATGACGGTTAGAACAATTGATAATTGA
- a CDS encoding OsmC family protein, giving the protein MTSQVTYLGDLRTSSQHIASGSVILSDAPVDNHGRGEAFSPTDTVANALASCMFTVMGIKARDMGVDFTGSTASVTKHMQADPRRISKIEVVFDMKVAVDDKTRTILERTAHTCPVHLSLHPDIEKVITFQWQ; this is encoded by the coding sequence ATGACCTCCCAAGTTACCTACCTCGGCGATCTCCGCACTTCCTCCCAACACATAGCCTCCGGGTCTGTCATACTGTCGGACGCGCCTGTCGATAATCACGGACGGGGTGAAGCTTTTTCTCCCACCGACACCGTGGCGAACGCGCTGGCAAGCTGCATGTTTACTGTCATGGGCATCAAGGCCCGCGATATGGGTGTGGATTTTACCGGATCGACCGCCTCGGTCACCAAGCACATGCAGGCGGATCCGCGTCGGATTTCGAAGATCGAAGTGGTTTTCGATATGAAGGTGGCGGTGGATGACAAGACCCGCACCATACTGGAACGTACGGCGCATACGTGTCCGGTTCACCTGAGCCTGCATCCCGATATCGAGAAGGTCATCACCTTCCAATGGCAATAG
- a CDS encoding DUF3820 family protein, which translates to MLPEEELIQLAHTKMPFGKYEGRFLVDLPEFYLVWYRNKGFPKGKLGNQLQLVYELKLNGLEGLLRDIRHRFPRT; encoded by the coding sequence ATGCTCCCAGAGGAAGAACTGATTCAACTCGCACACACCAAAATGCCGTTCGGGAAATACGAAGGGCGCTTTCTCGTGGACTTGCCCGAGTTCTATCTCGTATGGTACCGCAACAAAGGCTTCCCAAAAGGAAAACTGGGCAACCAGTTGCAACTCGTCTATGAGCTGAAATTAAACGGGTTGGAGGGATTGTTACGCGACATCCGCCACCGGTTTCCCCGCACCTGA